In Anoplopoma fimbria isolate UVic2021 breed Golden Eagle Sablefish chromosome 22, Afim_UVic_2022, whole genome shotgun sequence, a genomic segment contains:
- the acadl gene encoding long-chain specific acyl-CoA dehydrogenase, mitochondrial, producing the protein MFLLGLRNVSGRGQAFSAAARLHSQAQGLGQPVPSTRPETSSAMTLMDIGTRRIFNEDHDIFRQSVRRFYREEVIPYHKEWEKAGQVSREVWEKAGEQGILGVMTPAELGGVGADLLSAAVTWEEQMYSNCSGPGFSLHSDIIMPYISNYGSKEQIQRFIPDMTAGKCISAIAMTEPGAGSDLQGVRTYAKRDGSDWILNGNKVFISNGWMADLVVVVAVTDREAKSAAHGISLFLVEDGMKGFQKGRKLEKIGVKAQDTAELFFEDVRLPANALLGEPNKGFYYLMNELPQERLLIAGMAIAACEFMFEETRNYVMQRKAFGKTISHLQTVQHKLAELKTEICVGRVFVDNCLQLHAEKRLDAATASMAKFWASDLQNKVATQCLQLHGGWGYMWEYPIAKAFVDARVQTIYGGTNEIMKELIARTIVSRK; encoded by the exons atgtttcttttaggGCTCAGAAATGTCTCCGGACGAGGACAGGCGTTCTCTGCTGCAGCCAG GCTACACAGTCAGGCCCAGGGGCTTGGGCAGCCTGTCCCCTCGACCCGTCCTGAGACCTCCAGCGCCATGACCCTGATGGACATCGGGACCCGCCGCATCTTCAACGAGGACCACGACATCTTCAGGCAAAGCGTGCGGCGTTTCTATCGAGAGGAAGTGATCCCGTACCACAAGGA GTGGGAGAAGGCAGGTCAGGTGAGCAGGGAGGTGTGGGAGAAGGCTGGAGAGCAAGGCATTCTGGGAGTCATGACACCGGCGGAGCTCGGTGGTGTAGGAGCAGACCTGTTGTCTGCGGCCGTCACATGGGAGGAGCA AATGTACTCCAACTGCTCCGGCCCGGGCTTCAGCCTGCACTCCGACATCATCATGCCCTACATCTCCAACTACGGTAGCAAGGAACAGATTCAACGCTTCATCCCAGATATGACCGCTGGGAAATGCATCAGCGCCATTGCCATGACAGAGCCAGGAGCCGGCAG tGATCTTCAAGGTGTGAGGACGTACGCTAAGCGAGATGGCAGCGACTGGATCCTCAACGGCAACAAG GTCTTCATCTCTAACGGCTGGATGGCCGACCTGGTGGTGGTCGTGGCCGTGACGGACCGCGAGGCGAAGTCGGCCGCACACGGCATCAGCCTGTTCCTGGTGGAGGACGGCATGAAGGGCTTTCAGAAGGGACGCAAGTTGGAGAAGATCGGTGTGAAGGCCCAG GACACGGCTGAGCTGTTTTTTGAGGACGTTCGGCTCCCGGCCAACGCCCTCCTGGGGGAACCCAACAAGGGCTTCTACTACCTGATGAACGAGCTGCCTCAG GAGCGTCTGCTGATCGCTGGCATGGCCATAGCTGCTTGTGAGTTCATGTTTGAGGAAACCAGGAACTATGTGATGCAGAGGAAGGCTTTCGGCAAGACCATCTCTCATCTTCAG ACTGTGCAACACAAGCTGGCAGAGCTGAAGACGGAGATCTGTGTGGGCCGAGTCTTCGTAGATAACTGCCTCCAGCTCCACGCTGAGAAACGCCTCGATGCGGCCACGGCTTCCATGGCCAAGTTCTG GGCTTCTGACCTTCAGAACAAGGTGGCCACTCAGTGCCTGCAGCTCCACGGAGGCTGGGGCTACATGTGGGAATACCCCATCGCCAA ggCGTTTGTGGACGCCCGTGTTCAGACCATCTACGGAGGCACCAATGAGATCATGAAGGAGCTCATCGCCCGCACCATCGTCAGCCGCAAGTGA
- the LOC129111565 gene encoding LOW QUALITY PROTEIN: myosin light chain 3, skeletal muscle isoform-like (The sequence of the model RefSeq protein was modified relative to this genomic sequence to represent the inferred CDS: deleted 2 bases in 1 codon): MAQDHSVLGLRLPLLFFPLLQLLLCKMAEFSADQIEDFKEAFGLFDRVGDSQVAFNQVADIMRALGQNPTNKDVTKILGSPNADDMANKRINFEAFLPMLKEVDAQPKGTVDDYIEGLRVFDKEGNGTVMGAELRIVLSTLGEKMTENEIEALMTGQEDENGSVHYEAFVKHILSV, from the exons ATGGCTCAGGACCACTCTGTCTTAGGACTTCGGCTT cctcttcttttctttccgctcctccagctccttctctGCAAAATG GCCGAGTTCTCAGCGGACCAGATTGAGG ACTTCAAGGAGGCTTTCGGCCTCTTCGACAGAGTCGGTGACAGCCAGGTGGCCTTCAACCAGGTGGCCGACATCATGCGCGCTCTGGGCCAGAACCCCACCAACAAGGACGTCACAAAGATCCTGGGCAGCCCCAACGCTGAtg ACATGGCCAACAAGAGGATCAACTTCGAGGCTTTCCTCCCCATGCTGAAGGAGGTCGACGCCCAGCCAAAGGGCACCGTTGACGACTACATTGAGGGTCTCCGCGTCTTCGACAAGGAGGGCAACGGCACAGTCATGGGCGCTGAGCTGCGCATCGTGCTGTCCACCCTGG GAGAGAAGATGACCGAGAACGAGATTGAAGCCCTCATGACCGGCCAGGAGGACGAGAACGGCAGTGTGCACTATGagg CTTTCGTCAAGCACATCCTGTCTGTGTAA
- the lancl1 gene encoding glutathione S-transferase LANCL1, whose translation MDTRAWRNPYHDYDGNPASTQALFDCQGKLTAEFAQRLSSKISELLAVMENGLKSADPRDCTSYTGWAGIALLYLHLHNVFRDDSLLQRALEYVNRSLKCLTRRHDVTFLCGDTGPLAVAAVVYHRLQRVQETDECINRLLQFHQNVVKGAGGLPDELLYGRMGYLYSLVFVNQQLGQDRIPLQYIQQISESVLVSGEHLSRKFRVQNHSPLMYEWYQEQYVGAAHGLAGIYYYLMQPGFVHVEEYVHRLVKPSVDHVCRLKFPTGNYPPCIGDDRDLLVHWCHGSPGVVYMLLQAYRAFGVPQYLEDALQCGEVVWHCGLLKKGYGLCHGAAGNAYTFLALYRLTQDPKHLYRACMFADWCMNYGKHGCRTPDTPFSLFEGMAGTIYFLADILQPMKARFPAFEV comes from the exons ATGGACACGAGAGCCTGGAGGAATCCGTATCACGACTATGATGGAAACCCCGCGTCCACACAGGCGCTGTTTGACTGCCAGGGGAag ctcACAGCAGAGTTTGCCCAGCGGCTGAGCAGCAAGATCAGCGAGCTGTTGGCTGTGATGGAGAACGGGCTCAAATCCGCCGACCCGAGAGACTGCACCAGTTACACCGGCTGggcagg CATTGCTCTGCTCTACCTGCACCTCCACAACGTGTTTAGGGACGACTCCTTGCTCCAGAGAGCTCTGGAGTACGTCAACCGCAGCCTGAAGTGTTTGACCCGACGCCATGATGTCACCTTCCTGTGCGGGGACACAGGCCCTCTGGCTGTAGCTGCTGTGGTCTACCATCGCCTGCAGAGGGTGCAAGAGACTGATGAGTGCATCAACAG ACTGCTGCAGTTTCACCAGAACGTGGTGAAAGGTGCAGGCGGGCTGCCGGATGAGCTGCTTTACGGGCGGATGGGTTACCTCTACTCCCTCGTCTTCGTCAACCAGCAGCTGGGGCAGGACAGGATCCCACTGCAGTACATCCAGCAG ATCAGCGAGTCCGTGCTGGTGTCAGGCGAGCACCTCAGCAGGAAGTTCCGGGTCCAGAACCACAGCCCTCTGATGTACGAGTGGTACCAGGAGCAGTACGTTGGTGCTGCCCACGGCCTGGCTGGCATCTACTACTACCTCATGCAG CCGGGCTTCGTCCACGTGGAGGAGTACGTTCACAGGCTGGTGAAGCCCAGCGTCGACCATGTCTGCCGCCTCAAGTTCCCCACGGGAAACTACCCTCCCTGCATCGGGGACGACCGGGACCTGCTGGTGCACTGGTGCCACGGGTCCCCGGGAGTGGTCTACATGCTCCTGCAGGCATACAGG GCGTTCGGAGTCCCCCAGTACCTGGAGGACGCCCTGCAGTGCGGAGAGGTGGTGTGGCACTGTGGCCTGCTGAAGAAGGGCTACGGCCTGTGTCACGGTGCGGCGGGGAACGCCTACACCTTCTTGGCCCTCTACCGGCTAACGCAGGACCCCAAGCACCTTTATAGAGCCTGCATG TTTGCTGACTGGTGCATGAACTATGGCAAACATGGATGCCGAACACCAGACACTCCCTTCTCCCTTTTTGAAG gCATGGCCGGCACCATCTACTTCTTGGCTGACATCCTGCAGCCAATGAAAGCGAGGTTCCCCGCCTTTGAGGTGTAA